The following proteins come from a genomic window of Pseudomonas putida:
- a CDS encoding acyl-CoA thioesterase, whose amino-acid sequence MTSRDQEIQRRTELSVTRVTKAVFPNTTNHHNTLFGGTALAWMDEVSFIAATRFCRLPLVTVSTDRIDFKHPIPAGSIVELVGTVIKVGNTSLQVQVDVFVENMYLDGRERAIHGVFSFVAIDEDKRPVPVLPQA is encoded by the coding sequence ATGACTAGCCGAGATCAGGAAATTCAGCGCCGCACCGAGTTGTCGGTGACCCGCGTGACCAAAGCGGTGTTCCCCAACACCACCAACCACCACAACACCTTGTTCGGCGGGACTGCGCTGGCCTGGATGGACGAAGTGTCGTTCATCGCCGCTACGCGCTTCTGCCGGCTGCCACTGGTGACCGTGTCCACAGATCGTATCGATTTCAAGCACCCGATCCCGGCAGGCTCGATCGTCGAGCTGGTGGGGACGGTGATCAAGGTCGGCAACACCAGCTTGCAGGTTCAAGTGGACGTATTCGTCGAGAACATGTACCTGGATGGGCGCGAGCGGGCAATCCATGGTGTGTTCAGCTTTGTCGCCATCGACGAGGACAAACGCCCGGTGCCGGTGTTGCCACAAGCCTGA
- the rplS gene encoding 50S ribosomal protein L19, with product MTNKIIQQLEAEQMSKEIPTFAPGDTIVVQVKVKEGERSRLQAFEGVVIAKRNRGLNSAFTVRKISSGVGVERTFQTYSPQIDSLAVKRRGDVRKAKLYYLRDLSGKAARIKEKLS from the coding sequence ATGACCAACAAGATCATCCAGCAGCTCGAAGCCGAGCAGATGAGCAAGGAAATCCCGACCTTCGCACCAGGCGACACCATCGTCGTTCAGGTTAAAGTGAAGGAAGGTGAGCGTTCCCGTCTGCAGGCGTTCGAAGGCGTCGTTATCGCCAAGCGTAACCGCGGCCTGAACAGCGCCTTCACCGTGCGCAAAATCTCCAGCGGCGTTGGCGTTGAGCGTACCTTCCAGACCTACAGCCCGCAGATCGACAGCCTGGCCGTGAAACGTCGTGGTGACGTGCGTAAAGCCAAGCTGTACTACCTGCGCGACCTGTCCGGCAAAGCCGCTCGCATCAAGGAAAAACTGTCCTGA
- the trmD gene encoding tRNA (guanosine(37)-N1)-methyltransferase TrmD: MGNLRVDVITLFPEMFSAITEYGITSRAVKQGLLQVTCWNPRDYTTDRHHTVDDRPFGGGPGMVMKIKPLEDALVSARQATGASAKVIYLSPQGRKLTQQAVKGLAEQESLILIAGRYEGIDERFIEAHVDEEWSIGDYVLSGGELPAMVLIDAVTRLLPGALGHVDSAEEDSFTDGLLDCPHYTRPEVYADQRVPDVLLSGNHAHIRRWRMKQSLGRTFERRADLLESRSLSGEEKKLLEEYLRERDDS; this comes from the coding sequence ATGGGTAACCTTCGCGTAGACGTCATCACGTTGTTCCCCGAGATGTTCTCGGCCATCACTGAGTACGGCATTACCAGCCGCGCGGTAAAACAGGGGTTGCTTCAGGTGACCTGCTGGAACCCGCGGGACTACACCACAGATCGCCACCATACAGTGGATGATCGGCCGTTTGGCGGTGGCCCGGGCATGGTGATGAAAATCAAGCCTCTGGAAGACGCCTTGGTTAGCGCCAGGCAAGCGACCGGAGCATCGGCAAAGGTGATTTACCTTTCGCCGCAAGGCCGCAAGCTGACTCAGCAAGCGGTCAAAGGCCTGGCCGAACAGGAATCGCTGATCCTGATCGCCGGTCGTTATGAAGGCATCGACGAGCGTTTTATCGAGGCTCATGTCGATGAGGAGTGGTCGATTGGCGACTATGTGCTTTCCGGTGGCGAGCTGCCGGCCATGGTACTGATCGATGCGGTTACACGGCTGCTGCCCGGAGCTTTAGGGCATGTGGACTCGGCGGAGGAAGACTCCTTCACCGACGGTCTGCTCGATTGCCCGCACTACACCCGACCTGAGGTGTATGCGGATCAGCGTGTTCCCGACGTGTTGCTAAGTGGCAACCATGCACACATCCGGCGTTGGAGAATGAAGCAGTCCCTTGGTAGGACCTTCGAACGACGCGCCGATCTTCTGGAAAGTCGCTCGCTTTCTGGAGAAGAGAAGAAGCTGCTCGAGGAATATCTCCGCGAGCGGGACGATAGTTAA
- the rimM gene encoding ribosome maturation factor RimM (Essential for efficient processing of 16S rRNA), protein MNATPEKADDLIVVGKIFSVHGVRGEVKVYSFTDPIENLLDYPRWTLRHEGKVKQVELVSGRGSQKGLVVKLKGLDDRDEARLLSGFEICIPRSLLPNLAADEYYWYQLQGLKVINQDEQLFGKVDHLLETGANDVMVVKPCAGSLDDRERLLPYTAQCVLAIDLEAGVMRVEWDADF, encoded by the coding sequence ATGAACGCGACGCCAGAAAAGGCTGACGACCTCATCGTCGTTGGCAAGATTTTTTCGGTTCACGGCGTTCGCGGCGAGGTGAAGGTGTATTCCTTTACCGATCCGATTGAAAACCTGTTGGATTATCCACGCTGGACGCTTCGGCACGAAGGCAAGGTAAAGCAGGTCGAGCTGGTCAGCGGTCGTGGCTCCCAAAAGGGTCTGGTCGTTAAACTGAAAGGCCTCGATGATCGTGATGAAGCGCGTCTTCTGAGCGGCTTCGAAATCTGCATCCCGCGGAGCCTTTTGCCCAACCTGGCCGCAGACGAGTACTACTGGTACCAGCTGCAGGGCCTGAAGGTCATCAACCAGGACGAACAGCTGTTCGGCAAGGTCGATCACCTGTTGGAGACCGGTGCGAACGATGTAATGGTGGTCAAACCCTGCGCAGGCAGCCTGGATGATCGCGAGCGTCTGTTGCCCTATACGGCGCAATGTGTGCTGGCAATCGACCTGGAAGCAGGCGTGATGCGGGTTGAATGGGACGCGGACTTCTAA
- the rpsP gene encoding 30S ribosomal protein S16: MVTIRLARGGSKKRPFYHLTVTNSRNARDGRFVERVGFFNPIAAGAEVKLSVNQERVSYWLSQGAQPSERVAQLLKDAAKAAA; encoded by the coding sequence ATGGTAACCATCCGTCTTGCCCGTGGCGGCTCGAAAAAGCGCCCTTTCTACCACCTGACCGTGACCAACTCGCGTAACGCCCGTGACGGCCGTTTCGTTGAGCGCGTAGGTTTCTTCAACCCGATCGCTGCTGGCGCTGAAGTCAAGCTGTCGGTCAACCAGGAGCGCGTCAGCTACTGGCTGAGCCAAGGCGCACAGCCGTCTGAGCGTGTTGCTCAGCTGCTGAAGGACGCTGCCAAGGCCGCTGCCTGA
- the ffh gene encoding signal recognition particle protein, protein MFENLTDRLSQTLRHVTGKAKLTEDNIKDTLREVRMALLEADVALPVVKDFVNSVKERAVGTEVSRSLTPGQAFVKIVQAELESLMGAANEDLALNAAPPAVVLMAGLQGAGKTTTAGKLARFLKERKKKSVMVVSADVYRPAAIKQLETLANDIGVTFFPSDISQKPVAIAEAAIREAKLKFIDVVIVDTAGRLHIDADMMDEIKALHAAVKPVETLFVVDAMTGQDAANTAKAFGEALPLTGVVLTKVDGDARGGAALSVRAITGKPIKFIGMGEKTEALEPFHPDRVASRILGMGDVLSLIEQAEQTIDKAKADKLAKKLKKGKGFDLEDFRDQLQQMKNMGGLGGLMDKLPSIGGVNLSQMGNAQGAAEKQFKQMEAIINSMTPAERRDPDLISGSRKRRIALGSGTQVQDIGRLIKQHKQMQKMMKKFSSKGGMAKMMRGLGGMLPGGGMPKL, encoded by the coding sequence ATGTTCGAAAACCTGACCGACCGCCTGTCACAGACGCTGCGCCATGTCACCGGCAAGGCCAAGCTGACTGAAGACAACATCAAGGATACGTTGCGCGAAGTGCGCATGGCCCTGCTCGAGGCCGACGTTGCCCTGCCGGTGGTCAAGGATTTCGTCAACAGCGTCAAGGAGCGTGCGGTCGGCACCGAGGTGTCGCGCAGCCTGACCCCGGGCCAGGCGTTCGTGAAGATCGTCCAGGCCGAGCTGGAAAGCCTGATGGGCGCGGCCAACGAAGACCTCGCGCTCAATGCCGCCCCGCCTGCCGTGGTGCTGATGGCCGGTTTGCAGGGCGCGGGCAAGACCACCACCGCCGGCAAGCTCGCGCGCTTCCTCAAGGAGCGCAAGAAGAAGAGCGTGATGGTGGTTTCGGCCGACGTTTACCGCCCGGCAGCGATCAAACAGCTGGAAACGCTGGCCAACGACATCGGTGTGACCTTCTTCCCGTCCGATATCAGCCAGAAGCCTGTGGCCATTGCCGAAGCGGCGATCCGCGAAGCCAAGCTCAAGTTCATCGACGTGGTCATTGTCGATACCGCCGGCCGTCTGCACATCGACGCCGACATGATGGACGAGATCAAAGCGCTGCATGCTGCGGTCAAGCCGGTCGAAACCCTGTTCGTGGTCGATGCCATGACCGGCCAGGATGCCGCCAATACCGCCAAGGCCTTCGGTGAAGCCCTGCCGCTTACCGGCGTGGTGCTGACCAAGGTCGACGGTGATGCCCGTGGCGGTGCCGCGCTTTCGGTACGTGCCATCACCGGCAAGCCGATCAAGTTCATCGGTATGGGTGAGAAAACCGAGGCCCTTGAGCCTTTCCACCCGGACCGTGTGGCGTCGCGCATCCTCGGCATGGGCGACGTGCTCAGCCTGATCGAGCAGGCCGAGCAGACCATCGACAAGGCCAAGGCCGACAAGCTGGCCAAGAAGCTCAAGAAGGGCAAGGGCTTCGATCTCGAAGACTTCCGCGATCAGCTGCAGCAGATGAAGAACATGGGTGGCCTGGGCGGCCTGATGGACAAACTGCCCAGCATCGGCGGGGTAAATCTGTCGCAGATGGGCAATGCTCAGGGCGCGGCAGAGAAGCAGTTCAAGCAGATGGAGGCGATCATCAACTCCATGACCCCGGCCGAGCGTCGCGATCCTGACCTGATCAGCGGTTCGCGCAAGCGCCGGATCGCCCTGGGTTCCGGTACCCAGGTGCAGGACATCGGGCGGCTGATCAAGCAGCACAAGCAGATGCAGAAGATGATGAAGAAATTCTCCTCCAAGGGCGGCATGGCCAAGATGATGCGCGGCCTGGGCGGGATGCTGCCTGGTGGCGGCATGCCGAAGCTGTAA
- a CDS encoding cytochrome C assembly family protein, which translates to MVSSPSLIPNLIAAGLYIAATVYQGSRLAQSSKADKRLLGLLGALAVIAQSGALFFQLITPLGLSLDFFSAASLIAVAVITLTLLACLRIPVENLLVLLFPLGAITALLAQFAPPGTVPLIDEEPGILAHILLSILAYGLFTIAVFQSLLLLLQDHQLKNKHPSGLIRNFPPLQTMESLLFGFLWAGWCLLSLSLISGWLFLDNLFAQHLVHKTLLACVAWIVFSVLLWGRTRLGWRGHKAIRWTLAGFCLLMLAYFGSKLVREFILHI; encoded by the coding sequence ATGGTCTCCTCACCCAGCCTCATCCCCAACCTGATCGCCGCCGGCCTATATATAGCAGCGACCGTTTATCAGGGTTCGCGCCTGGCCCAGTCGAGCAAAGCCGACAAACGGCTGCTCGGCCTGCTCGGCGCCCTCGCCGTGATCGCCCAGAGCGGCGCGCTTTTCTTTCAGCTGATCACTCCGCTGGGCCTGAGCCTGGACTTCTTCAGCGCCGCCAGCCTGATCGCCGTGGCGGTGATCACCCTGACCCTGCTGGCCTGCCTGCGCATACCGGTGGAAAACCTGCTGGTCCTGCTGTTCCCGCTCGGCGCCATCACGGCCCTGCTGGCCCAGTTCGCCCCACCCGGCACCGTTCCGCTGATCGATGAAGAGCCGGGGATCCTCGCTCATATCCTGCTATCGATCCTGGCCTATGGGCTGTTCACCATTGCGGTGTTCCAGTCACTGCTCCTGCTATTGCAGGACCACCAACTGAAAAACAAGCACCCTTCCGGCCTGATCCGCAACTTCCCACCGTTGCAGACCATGGAAAGCCTGCTGTTCGGCTTCCTTTGGGCGGGCTGGTGCCTGTTGTCGCTGTCGCTGATCTCTGGCTGGCTGTTCCTGGACAACCTGTTTGCCCAGCACCTGGTACACAAAACCCTGCTGGCCTGCGTGGCCTGGATCGTCTTCAGCGTACTGCTGTGGGGCCGCACCCGGCTGGGCTGGCGTGGCCACAAGGCGATCCGCTGGACACTGGCCGGTTTCTGCCTGCTGATGCTGGCCTATTTCGGCAGCAAGCTGGTCCGCGAATTCATCCTGCATATCTGA
- a CDS encoding transporter associated domain-containing protein, with protein MDTLPYAPLLGTLALALLWSALFTAVDAARLQLNGSLRPGDDGQAVLPAQALVLCASLGKLLVLGLACLIGQRLNGEHGFWLAGLAATSGLLVFAEYLPRRLARRNPLAFISLGASLLKLPLALVQPLACLLDGCAKLMLRPFRVPPTAVALHPQADDDFTEDEDQDMPRHGLLDGLHSLDKVTVNDILVPRNEVDGINLDEPIERIIEQLILSRHTRLPVYHNDINQVEAILNTKLISHLLPKAELTLEKLHSACYEPYFVPESTPLQLQLLNFHKQQRRLGVVVDEYGEVLGIVTLEDILEEIVGEFEEEHSLDNPHVHPQPDGTFVIEGAASLREINRTLGWHLPSDGGPKTLNGLVTEALESIPESAVCLKIGRYRLEILETEDNCASKVLVWTVTR; from the coding sequence ATGGACACCCTGCCGTACGCTCCGCTACTCGGCACTTTGGCACTGGCGCTGCTCTGGTCAGCGCTTTTCACCGCGGTGGATGCCGCCCGCCTGCAACTCAACGGCTCGTTGCGCCCCGGCGATGACGGGCAAGCGGTACTGCCAGCCCAGGCCCTGGTGCTGTGCGCCAGCCTGGGCAAGCTTCTGGTATTGGGCCTGGCCTGCCTGATCGGCCAACGCCTCAACGGCGAGCACGGTTTCTGGCTGGCCGGCCTGGCCGCAACCTCTGGCTTGCTGGTGTTCGCCGAATACCTGCCGCGGCGCCTGGCTCGGCGCAACCCGCTGGCCTTCATCAGCCTGGGCGCCAGCCTGCTGAAGCTCCCACTGGCGCTGGTGCAACCCTTGGCTTGCCTGCTGGACGGCTGCGCCAAGCTGATGTTGCGGCCGTTTCGCGTACCGCCCACCGCAGTGGCCCTGCACCCGCAGGCAGATGATGACTTTACCGAGGATGAAGACCAAGACATGCCGCGCCACGGCCTGCTCGATGGCCTGCACTCGCTGGACAAGGTCACCGTCAACGACATTCTGGTGCCGCGCAACGAGGTCGATGGCATCAACCTGGATGAGCCCATCGAGCGCATCATCGAGCAGCTGATCCTCAGCCGCCACACGCGCCTGCCGGTCTACCACAACGACATCAACCAGGTAGAAGCCATCCTCAACACCAAGCTGATCAGCCACCTGCTGCCCAAGGCCGAGCTGACGCTGGAGAAGCTCCACAGCGCCTGCTACGAGCCCTACTTCGTCCCCGAAAGCACCCCCCTGCAATTGCAGCTGCTGAACTTCCACAAGCAGCAGCGTCGGCTGGGCGTGGTGGTAGACGAATACGGTGAGGTACTGGGTATCGTCACGCTGGAGGACATACTCGAAGAGATCGTCGGCGAGTTCGAGGAAGAGCACAGCCTCGACAACCCCCATGTACACCCACAGCCCGACGGTACCTTCGTCATCGAGGGCGCCGCTTCCCTGCGGGAAATAAACCGCACCCTCGGCTGGCACCTGCCCAGCGACGGAGGGCCGAAGACCCTGAACGGGCTGGTCACCGAGGCTCTGGAAAGCATCCCGGAAAGCGCTGTTTGCCTGAAAATCGGCCGCTATCGCCTGGAAATCCTCGAAACAGAAGACAATTGCGCCAGCAAGGTGCTGGTGTGGACCGTGACCCGCTAG
- a CDS encoding MFS transporter, with the protein MTTSSTYAQAPAAPVNSPARVATASFIGTAIEFYDFYVYATAAALVIGPVFFPSGSGTAQMLAAFLTFGIAFLARPLGSALFGHFGDRIGRKSTLVASLLLMGVSTTLIGVLPGYDSIGVWAPIILCLLRFGQGLGLGGEWGGAALLATENAPAGKRAWFGMFPQLGPSIGFLAANGLFLTLALLLSDEQFREWGWRIPFLLSAALVLVGLYVRLKLEESPVFAKAVARHERVKMPVVDLFSKYWLPTLLGAAAMVVCYALFYISTVFSLSYGVTTLGYSREIFLGLLCFAVVFMALATPLSAWLSDRYGRKPVLIVGGLLAVASGFTMEPLLTSGSTTGVALFLAIELFLMGVTFAPMGALLPELFPTHVRYTGASAAYNLGGIVGASAAPFFAQKLVSMGGLSWVGGYVSVAAVISLIAVLCLKETRNTEL; encoded by the coding sequence ATGACAACCAGCAGCACTTATGCCCAAGCGCCTGCCGCGCCGGTCAACTCGCCCGCGCGGGTGGCCACCGCCAGCTTCATCGGCACGGCCATCGAGTTCTACGATTTCTACGTTTATGCCACTGCCGCCGCGCTGGTGATCGGCCCGGTGTTCTTCCCGTCCGGGTCGGGCACCGCGCAGATGCTGGCGGCCTTCCTTACCTTCGGCATCGCCTTCCTTGCCCGCCCGCTGGGCTCAGCGCTGTTCGGTCACTTCGGTGACCGCATCGGGCGCAAGTCGACGCTGGTTGCCTCGCTGCTGCTGATGGGGGTGTCGACCACGCTAATCGGTGTACTGCCAGGCTACGACAGCATCGGCGTGTGGGCACCGATCATTCTTTGCCTGCTGCGCTTCGGCCAAGGCCTTGGCCTGGGCGGTGAATGGGGTGGCGCAGCGTTGCTGGCCACCGAGAACGCGCCGGCGGGCAAGCGCGCCTGGTTCGGGATGTTCCCGCAGCTAGGCCCTTCGATCGGCTTCCTGGCGGCCAACGGCCTGTTCCTGACCCTGGCCCTGCTGCTCAGCGACGAGCAGTTCCGTGAGTGGGGCTGGCGCATTCCGTTCCTGCTCAGTGCCGCGCTGGTACTGGTAGGCCTCTACGTACGCCTGAAGCTTGAGGAAAGTCCGGTGTTCGCGAAGGCCGTGGCCCGCCACGAGCGGGTGAAAATGCCGGTGGTCGACCTGTTCAGCAAGTACTGGCTGCCGACCCTGCTGGGCGCCGCCGCCATGGTGGTGTGCTATGCGCTGTTCTACATCTCGACAGTGTTCTCGCTGAGCTACGGCGTCACAACGTTGGGCTATAGCCGCGAAATCTTCCTTGGCCTGCTGTGCTTCGCCGTGGTCTTCATGGCCCTGGCCACGCCGCTGTCGGCCTGGCTCAGCGACCGTTACGGGCGCAAGCCGGTGCTGATCGTCGGCGGCCTGCTGGCGGTGGCCTCGGGCTTCACCATGGAGCCTTTGCTGACCTCCGGCTCGACTACTGGCGTAGCGTTGTTCCTGGCCATCGAGCTGTTTTTGATGGGCGTGACCTTCGCACCGATGGGCGCGTTGCTGCCAGAGCTGTTCCCTACTCACGTGCGTTATACCGGCGCGTCTGCGGCGTATAACCTGGGCGGCATCGTGGGGGCTTCGGCGGCGCCGTTCTTTGCCCAGAAACTGGTGAGCATGGGCGGCTTGAGCTGGGTGGGTGGGTATGTGTCGGTGGCGGCGGTGATCAGCCTGATTGCTGTGCTGTGCCTGAAAGAGACCCGCAATACAGAGCTGTGA
- the purT gene encoding formate-dependent phosphoribosylglycinamide formyltransferase: protein MTRIGTPLSPTATRVLLCGCGELGKEVVIELQRLGVEVIAVDRYANAPAMQVAHRSHVVNMLDGVALRAVIEAEKPHYIVPEIEAIATATLVELENEGFNVVPTARATQLTMNREGIRRLAAEELDLPTSPYHFADTFEDYAKAVADVGYPCVVKPVMSSSGKGQSLLRSDADLQKSWDYAQEGGRAGKGRVIIEGFIDFDYEITLLTVRHVGGTTYLEPVGHRQEKGDYQESWQPQAMSPKALAESQRVAKAVTDALGGRGLFGVELFVKGDQVWFSEVSPRPHDTGLVTLISQDLSQFALHARAILGLPIPVVRQFGPSASAVILPEGQSQQTSFANLGAALSEPDTAIRLFGKPEINGQRRMGVCLARDESIEAARAKATRAAQAVKVEF from the coding sequence ATGACCCGTATCGGAACCCCATTGTCGCCTACCGCGACCCGTGTACTGCTCTGCGGCTGTGGCGAGCTGGGCAAGGAAGTGGTGATCGAGCTGCAGCGCCTGGGCGTCGAAGTGATCGCCGTGGACCGCTACGCCAATGCGCCGGCCATGCAGGTCGCGCACCGCAGCCACGTGGTCAACATGCTCGATGGTGTCGCCCTGCGCGCGGTGATCGAGGCTGAAAAACCGCATTACATCGTCCCCGAAATCGAAGCCATCGCCACCGCTACGCTGGTCGAGCTGGAGAACGAAGGCTTCAATGTCGTGCCGACCGCCCGCGCCACGCAGCTGACCATGAACCGCGAGGGCATTCGCCGCCTGGCGGCCGAAGAGCTGGACCTGCCGACCTCGCCTTACCACTTCGCCGATACCTTTGAAGACTATGCCAAGGCCGTGGCCGATGTCGGTTACCCGTGCGTGGTCAAACCGGTGATGAGCTCGTCCGGCAAGGGCCAGAGCCTGCTGCGCAGCGATGCCGACCTGCAGAAGTCGTGGGACTACGCCCAGGAGGGTGGCCGCGCCGGTAAGGGCCGGGTGATCATCGAAGGCTTCATCGATTTCGACTACGAGATCACCTTGCTGACCGTGCGCCATGTTGGTGGTACCACGTATCTGGAGCCGGTCGGTCACCGCCAGGAGAAGGGCGACTACCAAGAGTCGTGGCAGCCTCAGGCGATGAGCCCGAAAGCCTTGGCCGAGTCGCAGCGTGTGGCGAAGGCGGTCACCGATGCACTGGGCGGCCGTGGTTTGTTCGGCGTCGAGTTGTTCGTCAAGGGCGATCAGGTGTGGTTCAGCGAAGTCTCGCCGCGCCCGCACGATACCGGCTTGGTCACGCTGATTTCCCAGGACCTCTCGCAGTTCGCGCTGCATGCCCGTGCCATTCTGGGCCTGCCGATCCCGGTTGTGCGCCAGTTCGGCCCGTCCGCTTCGGCGGTGATCCTGCCTGAAGGCCAGTCGCAGCAGACCAGCTTCGCCAACCTCGGCGCAGCGTTGAGCGAGCCGGATACCGCGATCCGCTTGTTCGGCAAGCCGGAAATCAACGGCCAGCGCCGCATGGGCGTGTGCCTGGCACGTGATGAGTCGATCGAAGCGGCGCGGGCCAAGGCGACCCGTGCAGCGCAGGCGGTCAAGGTCGAGTTCTAA
- a CDS encoding VUT family protein, whose protein sequence is MFFLIAYISSVVLINFAFSSAPHLDVIWSAWGGLVFILRDMVQTRYGHGALIAMLMALVLSYVTSEPAIALASATAFFVSELIDWLVFSITRRPLRDRLWLSSALSIPVDTFIFFGMIGALTPAVIGTAMASKFAGVTAVWLAMAFRARRAAVAG, encoded by the coding sequence ATGTTCTTTCTAATCGCATACATCAGCAGCGTTGTACTGATCAACTTTGCCTTTTCCAGCGCCCCGCATCTGGACGTGATCTGGTCTGCCTGGGGCGGGCTGGTGTTCATCCTGCGTGACATGGTGCAGACCCGCTACGGCCATGGCGCGCTGATCGCCATGCTGATGGCCCTGGTGCTGTCGTATGTCACTTCCGAGCCGGCCATTGCCCTGGCCAGTGCCACTGCGTTCTTCGTTTCCGAGCTGATCGACTGGCTGGTGTTCAGCATCACCCGGCGCCCCTTGCGTGACCGCTTGTGGTTGAGCTCGGCATTGAGCATTCCGGTGGACACCTTCATTTTCTTCGGCATGATCGGTGCCCTGACACCGGCCGTGATCGGCACCGCGATGGCCTCCAAGTTCGCTGGCGTGACTGCGGTGTGGCTGGCCATGGCATTTCGTGCGCGGCGGGCTGCCGTCGCCGGCTGA
- a CDS encoding DUF1289 domain-containing protein, which translates to MSELIATERPVASPCVSICALDEQDVCTGCQRTVAEIGRWGRMDNTERRAVLKLCHERAVAAGLIL; encoded by the coding sequence ATGAGTGAGTTGATCGCGACCGAGCGCCCGGTCGCTTCGCCCTGCGTGAGCATCTGCGCGCTGGACGAGCAGGATGTCTGCACCGGGTGCCAGCGCACTGTAGCGGAGATCGGTCGTTGGGGGCGGATGGATAATACCGAACGCCGGGCGGTGCTTAAGCTGTGCCATGAGCGGGCAGTGGCGGCCGGATTGATCTTGTAA
- a CDS encoding gamma carbonic anhydrase family protein, whose protein sequence is MKYRLGDLRVESHATSWAAPNAMLIGKVRLQARASVWFGAVLRGDNELIDIGEDSNVQDGTVMHTDMGSPLTLGKGVTIGHNAMLHGCTVGDYSLVGINAVILNGARIGKHCIIGANALIPEGKEIPDGSLVMGSPGKVVRELTEQQKRMLEASAAHYVHNAQRYARDLVVDDE, encoded by the coding sequence ATGAAATACCGCCTGGGCGACCTGCGGGTCGAGAGCCATGCCACCAGTTGGGCCGCACCCAATGCCATGCTGATTGGCAAAGTGCGCCTGCAGGCGCGCGCCAGTGTGTGGTTCGGCGCGGTGCTGCGCGGCGACAACGAGCTGATCGATATCGGCGAGGACAGCAACGTCCAGGACGGTACCGTGATGCATACCGACATGGGTTCGCCACTGACCTTGGGCAAGGGCGTGACCATTGGCCACAACGCCATGCTGCACGGTTGCACGGTTGGCGATTACAGCCTGGTCGGCATCAATGCGGTGATCCTCAACGGTGCGCGTATCGGCAAACACTGCATCATCGGCGCCAATGCACTGATCCCCGAAGGCAAGGAAATCCCCGATGGTTCGCTGGTAATGGGTTCGCCCGGCAAAGTGGTGCGAGAGCTGACCGAGCAGCAGAAGCGCATGCTCGAGGCCAGCGCCGCGCACTATGTTCACAACGCCCAGCGTTATGCGCGGGACCTGGTGGTGGACGATGAGTGA
- a CDS encoding CoA pyrophosphatase: MLDELLRRMSNHQPASLETDRRFPEAAVLLPITRSEAPELVLTLRAKGLSTHGGEVAFPGGRRDPEDPDLVFTALREAEEEIGLPPGLVEVLGPLSPLISLHGLKVTPFVGVIPDFVEYRANDAEIAAVFSVPLEFFRQDPRDHTHRIDYQGRSWYVPSYRYGEYKIWGLSAIMIVELVNLLYDAGISLHQPPERYIEI, from the coding sequence ATGCTGGACGAGCTACTTCGCCGAATGAGCAACCACCAACCAGCTTCACTGGAAACCGACCGACGGTTCCCCGAGGCGGCGGTCCTTTTGCCCATTACCCGCAGCGAAGCGCCCGAGCTGGTCTTGACCCTGCGTGCCAAGGGCCTTTCCACCCACGGCGGCGAAGTCGCCTTCCCCGGTGGCCGGCGCGACCCGGAAGACCCCGACCTGGTATTCACCGCGCTGCGCGAGGCAGAAGAAGAGATCGGCCTGCCGCCCGGCCTGGTGGAAGTACTTGGTCCCCTGAGCCCGCTGATTTCCCTGCACGGGCTGAAAGTGACGCCATTCGTCGGGGTGATCCCTGATTTCGTCGAATACCGCGCCAATGATGCGGAGATCGCGGCAGTATTCAGCGTGCCGCTCGAATTTTTCCGCCAGGACCCGCGCGATCACACCCACCGTATCGATTACCAGGGCCGCAGTTGGTATGTGCCCAGCTATCGTTATGGCGAATACAAGATCTGGGGGCTGTCGGCGATCATGATCGTCGAGCTGGTCAATTTGCTGTACGACGCAGGCATCAGCCTGCATCAGCCCCCCGAGCGTTATATAGAGATCTGA